From one Terriglobales bacterium genomic stretch:
- a CDS encoding CBS domain-containing protein, producing the protein MNILSLCDDKPATVPPDATVAQAIQTMLDQLVGAVAVLDAEGKVAGIFTERDVLQKLALSGRDPQQVPVRELMTTPVEMATVETTPGEALAEMVECHVRHLPIVDASGKLLGMLSIRNLLQAQVDELAHDLDSVEQYLSNDGPGGD; encoded by the coding sequence ATGAACATCCTCAGCCTGTGTGACGACAAGCCGGCCACGGTCCCTCCCGACGCCACGGTCGCGCAGGCCATCCAGACCATGCTGGACCAGCTTGTGGGCGCCGTCGCGGTGCTGGACGCCGAGGGCAAAGTAGCCGGCATCTTCACCGAACGCGACGTGCTGCAGAAGCTGGCGCTCAGCGGCCGCGATCCCCAGCAGGTCCCGGTGCGCGAACTGATGACCACGCCGGTGGAGATGGCCACGGTAGAGACCACGCCCGGCGAGGCGCTGGCGGAGATGGTCGAATGCCACGTCCGGCATCTGCCCATCGTGGACGCGAGCGGCAAACTCCTGGGCATGCTCTCCATTCGCAACCTGCTGCAGGCGCAAGTCGATGAGCTGGCCCACGACCTGGATTCGGTCGAACAGTACCTCTCCAACGACGGCCCCGGCGGGGACTAG